Genomic segment of Bacteroidota bacterium:
TATGAATCGGGTATGTTTCAAAAAATGAAAAATGAAACTGGAGGACAGAATAATTTTATAAAACTATTCACCAACAAAAAATTATTAGGAAAATACTTTTTATGCATTTTAGGGGGAATTCCCATTTGGGTTATTTTGGGTTTGTTGATTATTTTATCACCTGAAATGAGTATAATAATAGGCGTATCTAAGCCGGTAAGTGCTGGCGCTGCAATTTTGTGGGTCTCTGTCGGAATGGCTATTGGAGATTTTGCAGGTGGAATGTTAAGTCAATATTTTAAGAATCGGGAAAAAGTTATTATTGTGTATATTCTATTCAGTTTTATAGTTATATGCACCTATTTATATATAAGGAATATTGATCAGTCTACCTTTTATTTCTTATGTGCACTTCTTGGAGTAAGTTGCGGTTATTGGGCAGTTTATGTAAGCATGATAGCGGAGCAATTCGGTACAAATATTCGCGCGACCGTAGCTACCACTATTCCCAATTTTGTTCGAGCAATGGTAATTCCGATCACAGCATTATACATGTTTCTCAGCAATGAAATTTCAATCATAAATGCAGCAATGATCGTTGCTTCCTTATGTATTGCGGCTTCTGTTTTATCGCTTTTTTTGTTAAGGGATACCTATGGCAAAGACCTTGATTATTTGGAAAAATAATTTCGCGCACCAAATAATATTTTGATTTAACAATGAAGAATTAACATATTTTTTATGTGGATTCCTAAATTGTAAATGATTTGCAAATGCATGTAAATGTACTTTAAATCATTTTCCCATTCACTTTACACAGTTTACTTTCGGCAAATTATTATTTTCAAACAATTTACAATTAATAAAGTACTATGAAGATTTCAACAGAACCTATAGGAAGTATTCCGCGTTCGGGATCATTGATCGATGCGATGGGCAATCATGCCGCAGGAAATTTGAACGCAGCGGAGATGGATAACCTTTTTAAAGAAGCCACTCAAACTATAATCAGAAAATTTGAAGAAAGTGGCTCAGAAATAATTACCGATGGGGAACAAACAAAATCAAGTTTTGTAACTTACCCCTTAGAAGGATTAACACAGCTCGCTTCTGATGGTGTGGTAATTCCATTTGCTGATGGACATACACGGCAACTGCCTCGTTTAACTGCCGGACCATTCAAATGCGGTAAATATGCGGTTGATTATTTAAGGAAGGCGAAAATGCTTACCTCTTTGCCTGTAAAACAAGCCGTAATTTCTGCTTCAGCAATGAGTTTATTATATCCACAAAACGGAATTGAAAATTATTCACGGGAGCAATTTATTACTGATCTTATTAATGAAGCCGAAAAAGACATAAGACTCT
This window contains:
- a CDS encoding MFS transporter, which codes for MNIQPALTLNKKLFNNTVLLAALGYFVDIYDLMLFGIVRTPSLMALGYEGAEITSKGLFLLNIQMAGMLLGGIIWGICGDKKGRLKVLYGSILLYSIATLLNGFVNNLDQYAILRFIAGIGLAGELGAGVTLISETMTKEKRGYGTMLIATLGAFGAISAVLIAKNFSWQIAYFAGGGLGILLLLLRIGSYESGMFQKMKNETGGQNNFIKLFTNKKLLGKYFLCILGGIPIWVILGLLIILSPEMSIIIGVSKPVSAGAAILWVSVGMAIGDFAGGMLSQYFKNREKVIIVYILFSFIVICTYLYIRNIDQSTFYFLCALLGVSCGYWAVYVSMIAEQFGTNIRATVATTIPNFVRAMVIPITALYMFLSNEISIINAAMIVASLCIAASVLSLFLLRDTYGKDLDYLEK